The genomic stretch TCTCCTTTTCACTTTTTCGAAGCTCCGTAGTGCCAAGTATAACGCCAAATGAATCTCTGATCATCCGTTCGTCTCAGACAGTAAACATACGGCGACCTTTTTCGTTCTGATATACTTGTATGTTTATATATATAAGCCTAAATGGTAGGCACCACGGCTTCTGAAACACGCTGGCCCAGTGTCATGCAGCACCGTCATACACCGCTTTCCTTCGTGGAATTTCTATTCCCGAAGTCTCTTAGAGAAAGATTAGAATTTGCGACTCCCTCGCAAGAGTTGCGGCTCCTGCGAGGTGAAGTCTTCGCTTTACCCTACTAGCACTTTCGGGCCGCTGTATATAACAACGGTATGTATAATGTGTCTGTACCGTGCATAACTGTTTTACTCTGCAGCTGCTCCATATCACGGATTGCATACTATATAGTCCCTATTGTGAGAGAAAAAAGAATACACTCTCCAAGAGGACACTGAAACGCATACCTTATAATACATTGCTTGGGCTAAGCTCAAATGCTTCTCTTGTGGCTCTTGTGATTGGGTTAGTTACTGTATCCCTGCTGCCAACTGCAGCTTTTCCACACACATGTGATAGGACGTATTACAAATTGATttacatgatgtgatgtgatgtgatgtgaataaaggaAAATAGGGATGTGTGTTTCGACGAAGTGAAACTGgttaccccagtacacttaatacagaaagttcaaacagatgatgagaacACAAagagatgatgtccagagacgaacagagatgataatggagttcagcATGGAGTTCCAAAGATCAAATTGATCTACGTATTCAACGAAACGGAACTTATTGTGCTGCTGAGATTTTATCAGGgctttggcgcattatgaccttagATGCTGTTGCGCCATTAAACATCAAACATTGATCTCTTTTACGTACTCTTTAGTAGAACTGGACCTGTATTGTGCCTTTAATGTCTTTGTGCACCGACACTATCCATCCATAAGGTCCTTACGTAAAGATTTGCTTGTAGCAGCATCGTTCATACTAACCTCATACTAACCAATGTGCCCTGGTGTAGTGAGAAAAATTAAGTAGGAAATTTCCTCACGCGTgttcttttctgtttctttttcttttttttcattactATGCCGCGAAGTTCGCTGTGCACGCGTCTGATAATACAGAACGTCCCGTTGACGTTGTTTCCAATGCTCTCGAGCAGGGTCACATAAGCAGCCACAAAGTCACATCTACTGGTGTAAACTTCATCCGACGACTTTCTCCTAGCTGAATGCTACAACACCAGCACAATAAACGAAAAGTCAATGTAGTATACGTACCAATAACGAGCACAAAGAGGCAACCAAAAGCTACCACCATCATGTCAGGAATAGAGGACATCAGTATCGTCCCTGTATGTCATCTGTCTGTTATCGTATTCAATGCCCCCTTTGCGCAACTCTAGAGGGGAGGAAAGCGCCATGTTTCATTCGTTGATACGCCATCGAGTATCCGATAGTGGCCCCATTAAAGGAACATTTTCGATTTGTAAACAGAAGTTCTCAATATAGTGCGCTTTTTCGTGCGAAAATCCACAAGTACGATACAACAAAGCAGCTGGAAACACGCATGTGTAGAATCCTAGTGAGCAGTTTTTAATTAACTCGTACTTTTCTTTTATCTTTCATATCGTGCATCCCAATGTCATCCGATAATGACATTGTCGTGCGGGGAGGGCGCCCATTGTATTGTTCTTTTCTAACAGACAATGTGTCGCGAGATACGGATGCATCCTCGACATGTTATCGAGCAATGGATGTACATTATTACTCGCCCTGTAACTTTCAAGCAGGTCATGGATAAGATACCCAAAATGTAACTGAGTTCCAGTTTCTGTTTCTTTAATGCAACCAGTTACAGTGACAGTTACCGCGTTAAAGTAACTTTGTTATTTTACGGCGGTTATCTTGAATACTGTAAGAATGTTGGCTGTTGGTTGTTCATttcttacccaagcagcacagtgtactgaaagtcgagtgcaacaggggtggacggtatgtgtcttatcaacgtttgttgtttcacgagtctgttcaaggccttccacctaccggtcaacccctattgcacttgactttcagtacattgtgctgcttgggtagtcaTTGATGCATTGGGGGTCTAGCAATTCGAAGAAATTTACGGCTACGGTTCAAGAAAAAAGTCCAAGAAACGTAACTCTAAAAAATTCTCTATTCCAGCATATTTATACCGTGTTAAAAACAGAGGATTTCCCATGGACCTTAACAGCACAATAGGAGTTAGCCGGGGGGGGGATATAGAGGTCtattaaaataaataagaaaggcCAGCCAAACAAAGGTTGGCTTGCtatcgaaaaaaagaagaaagaaacggaTAAATCGCAGTCAAAGAGGCGTTCATAAGGCCCGAAGCTTAGAGAAAGCGGTGAAGGGCAGTGGTGGCGGCTCACTGggtagaggtggtggtggtgctagcgaaagggctcgccgttatcGGCCTCACGGAGtttggcaacgtcacgactaacgctctggggttatgtgcgtcctgggccgacttctaagggaactttaCCGACATATGTGACCGACACAGCCGGCTGAGGAAAACTCatgaaaaaccccagacagtacAACCGGCACCAGATTCGGACCTggggcacctcccagtctagacGTGACATGAACAGTAGGGTACCTAGCCAGTGGGTGAGTGTGGTATAGAGAAGTTGCAATATACGGCAGCAGAGGGCGTCACGGTGTGGAGGCTGTTTGCGGTAGTGCAGCATGCAGTGGGTAATGTCAGCCACCACGCCACAACTGGTGCAGAGGTGGGTGTTAGATTGACCCATTTTGAATACAAGCAGTGGAGTGCGAGCGACGTTGAAACGGAGGCGGTGAAGGAGCGATTTCTCGTGACGAGTGCAGCGCGACACGcaattaaaagaagaaaaagtctaCCGAGGAGTCGATTAACTGTgaccgtgtattcacatgagCAACATTCCCCCGCCGAATGATGCGATGTGAAGAACAGGTTGCTGTGACCGCAACTTCTTGAGGTTCACGAGCCAAAAGAAGTGCTAGCTCATACTATGTTCAGCCTAACAGGGCCAGCACAACGCGCCATGCAAGGGTAAGTAACTAAAAACCTCTTGATTCTTGAAAATCTGGTTACACTCCGAAATCTCCATTATTATTTTATGTGATATAGCTTCGTTCTTTTTGCGGTCAAGGACCATCGGGCCACAGAAAAGGTCATCACGGGCCGCGTCTTTGAGACCTCTGGCCTATAGGTCGTCCTGGTTGCGTGTGACATGACACAATTCGTTATTGTGGGGTAAAACGGCAGTGTAATTAAAGCTTCGACAAAACGACACCAGGGAACtgacgcgtggaaaatattgccATACATGAGTAACTTAATCACAGTTTCATTTTACGGTTACTTTTAATCAAGAGCGGTAACTGGTTACAGTTAAAACTCAGTGGTAAATAAGGCTGAGCACTGGGCGAACACTGAAGACGACAAGGCGAGTTAATCTCCTTTTGCAGGAATATAACTAGCTATGCTGTAACTAATAATTATGCAAAACGTTACAAGCAACTTGTACCTTAGTTACTACCAAGCACTGCTTTCAGCAGATGTCTTCCAGTCAGTAAAGGTCTCTATACTGCACTTCGAATGAGAGCGTCGCAACGTACACTAGTATCACTTtcatgaaaagaaaaagtagttCGTCAATGCGCAAATGACAGTCCGTCAATGCACAGCCAGAGGAAATGGCGACGAACATTTCTTCATTCGCTTTTCTGTGCATAGGGAGCTTCCATAGTTTGATATGCTGTGCACAATACCGTTGCGAAATCTAGAGCGCCATTTTATACTTTCATTTTTTAGGGAGTGCAAAGAAGTCAATGCAAATCTTGCCGTATTAAAACTCCGCATACCAGTCTGGTAGCATGATATAAACAAAAAGTGTTCAGAACCCTCCTTCCAGAAGGATCATATACCGTCACAGatctcttcttttttatttgttatttttatttttttatttggtCATACGTTAAAGACCCAAAGGGTACTACATAACGGAGGAGGGAACGGCACCACAGGTGCGCaaataaagaaaaggagcaagcAGAACGTGACATGAATTGCAATGGTCAACACACAAAGATTATAAGAATATTAACTTGTTAACAGTGATGCAAGAtaatttaatttttaattaCACCGAGCTACTTTCTCCCGTTTCAATCCTAACCTAACATTATTTGGTCCGTGTGATCGTCTCTTCACTGGTGTCGGCCCGTCGAGCTCAGGAACGTTTGTCAAAGTCACCGTCATGCTACCAGGCATGGGATCTTCCATCTCCACAAGGGTGATCACGTTTGTCTTCATATGAGGTTTAATGAACGCACCAGGAACGTACAACGTCACCTGTGGTCCAACCATTGGCCAATAACGGCCGAGGTTCCATTCGTTCATGAAAGCCACACCTCTTGTCCATCCCGTCGGGTCCAGGAACGTGTCCAGGGGCTCTTCGTGTTCGTGAAGGGAGAACTTGCCGAAATAAAAACGTGGCGCTGAGCAGTTCTCAGAGTCATTGAACATGGCTTCATCCAGTAAGTCGAAAGATTCATTGAGGAATTTCGTATCTGGAATTGGTACTGCTTCCATTGTCCAGTTTGTGAGCACTTCACCGTCCAGTGTGACATTTGAGAGGATGCCCTTGAAAAAAAGAGACAGTGTTCATTGAACAGCGCGCACGATAAAAACTCGGTGCAAGGTTGAAAATGATAACCGATAACTCGTGGCTTCACGTCGCGACAGGACCATAATCATGAGAGACGGTgcagtcccaagcagcacaatgtactgaaagtcgagtgctaTAGGGGTGGactgtatgtgtcttatcaatgttccttaggcTCAAgaatctgttcaaggtcttccacctacccgtccacccctatcgcactcgactttcagtacattgtgttgcttggggtGGTCTGTCTGTGTCTCCAAACATCACACCACCGTATGCTTTACCTCCTCTACGTACGTGCATGTTCTGCCAGCCTTCGACAGCACTAGGCTCGGATTGAGACTCAATAATCTACATACATAGTATCCTACGCTATGTCAACAAATTGTACTTTGACGGCTATACCCAACGTGTTAAAAACGCAAAAAGCACTCAAACTCAAGACAATTACAAGATATCACGTCTTGGGCCTCATAAAGCATGCTGAATATGGGTGCCCAAACAAGATTCAGAAACGACATATCGTACCCTCATTATATTTTCAGTTTGTCTTACCTTAGGATCATGATTCCCAGCGCCATAGTTGATCCTTCCAGTATTTTCTACAATAATCTTCAGGGTTTCCCCTTTTCCTACCACAACCGGAACGCTGCGGACGCCATTCCACGAACTCAACACAGCTTTCATGTACCTCGTGAATACATAGCCACGGTCCTTGATACCAGGAACGTCCAGAAGCGCGGTCCTCCTACTCTGAAATGGCACTGTCGTCGTGTAGGACACGTAGCCAAAGCCCTGTCCAAACTCTTCAAAACTCATCGGGTACACTGAATTCGCCGTCTTCAGGCGGCCCTTACGCCGCAAAAAATCCATGACTTCATCCAGAGAAGGTCCACAGGTCATGTTAACTCTATCCAGGCTGTACTTCGGCGAAGGCTTCGGGACCTGTCCATGCGGTAAAGGAAGGTACTTTCCTGTTATGGCTCGTATTTTGTAGTACAAATCCGTTGGGTCTCCTGCTTCAGACAGCGGTGCACCATAATCGTAGCTCGTAACCTGTGGCCCTTCCCCAGCGTTGCTTCCACTTGAAAATCCAAAATTTGTTCCTCCGTGGTACATGTAAAAGTTCACGGAGGCATTGTGCTTCAGTATCTGCTCAAACGTGCTGAGGACAGCATCATGGTCGACGCGTACGTGAGGCCGTCCCCAGTGGTCCATCCATCCCGTATAATACTCCGTCACGATTAGAGGGCCTCGCCCTTGCGCTTCTCGCACGACCTCTAGGCTATCAGAGACAACTGACTGGCAATTGAAGTCAGCAGTGACTAGGGCGCCGTCGATAGCGTCACACTCGTACACGTTCATGTTGGGAATGTCAGTTCGAAACAGAATAACGTCTTCGCCGAGGTACGTCCACAAGTACGAGGCTAGGTGCTCCATGTAGGAGTGATCGCAGGCGCAGTATTGGCCGTATTCGTTTTCAACTTGAACCGTGATGATGGGACCCCCATTGTTGTAGAGGAAAGGTTTCACGAGGGGTAACAAGACAGACATCCACCTGTCGACGGCAGCAATGTACGTCTTGTCCGAAGTCCTGAAAAGCAACGGTGGTATCTTTCTCGGTTTCATGGTGACAAAGCAGCGATATGCTCAAAATCGGTATCTGCATGCAATCTCCTAGTGTGTCTCGTGGTGTTCTTGTATTAACAGTTCTACCGTGCTCTAAGTTAACCTGTAGCTAAAAGAACCTGAGCGTAGGGACACGCGTGAATAGGAACCCCGagcggcacaatgtactgaaagtcgagtgcaataggggtggacgggtaggtgggagaccttgaacagactcttgaaactaaggaacattgataagacacataccgtccacccctattgcactcgactttcagtacattgtgctgcttgggacgtaaCGCAAGAATCTAGAAAGCTGTTGACCTTCAAGCGTCACACTTTATTTGCTTCGACAAAGTGCTCCGGGTGTAAG from Ornithodoros turicata isolate Travis chromosome 4, ASM3712646v1, whole genome shotgun sequence encodes the following:
- the LOC135391067 gene encoding beta-galactosidase-like, whose product is MHPWLFVLLGAAVCSVHQAFGRRSFTVDYENDRFLKDGEPFRYVSGSMHYFRVPKPYWRDRLHKMRMAGLNAVQTYVEWSRHEPEPGKYNFEENYDLPTFLRTAHSEGLLVILRPGPYICAERDNGGLPYWLLRLNPHMKYRTSDKTYIAAVDRWMSVLLPLVKPFLYNNGGPIITVQVENEYGQYCACDHSYMEHLASYLWTYLGEDVILFRTDIPNMNVYECDAIDGALVTADFNCQSVVSDSLEVVREAQGRGPLIVTEYYTGWMDHWGRPHVRVDHDAVLSTFEQILKHNASVNFYMYHGGTNFGFSSGSNAGEGPQVTSYDYGAPLSEAGDPTDLYYKIRAITGKYLPLPHGQVPKPSPKYSLDRVNMTCGPSLDEVMDFLRRKGRLKTANSVYPMSFEEFGQGFGYVSYTTTVPFQSRRTALLDVPGIKDRGYVFTRYMKAVLSSWNGVRSVPVVVGKGETLKIIVENTGRINYGAGNHDPKGILSNVTLDGEVLTNWTMEAVPIPDTKFLNESFDLLDEAMFNDSENCSAPRFYFGKFSLHEHEEPLDTFLDPTGWTRGVAFMNEWNLGRYWPMVGPQVTLYVPGAFIKPHMKTNVITLVEMEDPMPGSMTVTLTNVPELDGPTPVKRRSHGPNNVRLGLKREKVARCN